One genomic window of Prochlorococcus sp. MIT 0801 includes the following:
- a CDS encoding helix-turn-helix transcriptional regulator, with protein sequence MSSAVDSEIVSDKTKKLLKALSEPLRLQIIEALSSGEKCVCDLIEEMGLAQSKISFHLKVLKEAELIIDRHSGRWVYYHLNIEALNSLQDWIVLLKENSQGSTKDCC encoded by the coding sequence GTGAGTTCGGCGGTTGACAGCGAAATTGTTTCAGACAAGACAAAGAAACTGCTAAAAGCTCTTTCAGAGCCTCTTAGGCTTCAAATCATTGAGGCTTTGTCTTCAGGCGAAAAATGTGTATGTGATCTTATTGAAGAGATGGGACTTGCTCAGTCAAAAATATCGTTTCATTTAAAAGTCTTGAAAGAGGCTGAATTGATAATTGATAGGCATAGCGGAAGATGGGTTTATTATCACTTAAATATTGAAGCTCTAAATTCTTTGCAAGATTGGATTGTTCTTCTTAAGGAGAACTCGCAAGGGTCTACAAAAGATTGTTGCTAG
- a CDS encoding S1C family serine protease gives MMFMQLRLLLFLSLLPSIFFIEAKSFGVLSDNCNANKYTPAELFKSKVNSVVVITSEGSQGSGFVVERRKGHSYILTNAHVVGNKKRVDVKWNDGEVDRAEVVGNLGGDKLERDLALIKVAGTKGTPIKLSKNSPEVGSDVVVIGAPSGLEFSLTRGVVSQIRDRENFVQIDAPVNPGNSGGPVFNNGGCAIGVVTFKSGEGTEGLNFAIGNKQITKFLKNPIIDEEAINKQTLANLPLPPKSIEGPFPPFEFEYGETYSQIQVNKGNKEWTTLTVTTELSPNREPKTNRLMIENKSIRKDEDWFSVKAIRNALSTFAEVTVQKTGQKVYLSGSYPFERKINCKDQIVQHGPTTYKGRTTGPTNYYKVGPGWFMTKYEIKKGKLVDLPGNSKEVDQMENAALFNYFCKG, from the coding sequence ATGATGTTTATGCAACTAAGGCTATTACTCTTTCTTTCTCTTCTACCCTCAATATTCTTCATAGAAGCTAAGTCCTTTGGAGTATTAAGTGATAACTGCAATGCGAACAAATACACACCAGCTGAATTATTTAAATCGAAAGTAAATTCCGTCGTTGTTATCACCTCTGAAGGAAGTCAAGGGAGTGGATTTGTAGTTGAAAGACGCAAAGGTCATTCTTATATACTTACCAATGCTCATGTTGTCGGTAATAAAAAACGAGTAGACGTTAAATGGAATGATGGAGAAGTTGATCGAGCAGAAGTAGTTGGGAACTTGGGGGGGGATAAACTTGAGAGAGATCTTGCATTAATTAAAGTCGCTGGAACGAAAGGAACACCAATAAAACTTAGTAAAAATTCGCCAGAAGTTGGTTCTGATGTCGTCGTGATTGGAGCACCTAGTGGTCTCGAATTTAGTCTGACAAGAGGTGTTGTTAGTCAAATTAGAGATCGAGAGAATTTTGTCCAAATTGATGCCCCTGTAAATCCTGGCAACAGCGGTGGTCCTGTATTTAATAATGGTGGATGTGCGATTGGTGTTGTTACCTTCAAATCTGGTGAAGGGACAGAGGGACTCAACTTTGCTATCGGGAATAAGCAAATAACAAAGTTTTTAAAAAATCCAATTATTGATGAAGAGGCAATTAATAAACAAACACTTGCGAATCTCCCATTACCACCAAAATCAATTGAAGGACCATTCCCGCCTTTTGAATTTGAATATGGAGAAACTTACAGTCAAATACAAGTTAACAAAGGGAATAAAGAATGGACTACTCTCACTGTAACAACTGAATTGTCACCTAATAGAGAGCCAAAAACAAATCGATTAATGATAGAAAATAAATCCATCAGAAAAGATGAAGACTGGTTTTCTGTAAAAGCTATAAGAAACGCCCTATCAACCTTTGCCGAGGTCACCGTTCAAAAAACAGGTCAAAAAGTTTATCTCTCTGGTTCCTACCCTTTTGAAAGAAAAATCAATTGCAAAGATCAAATAGTTCAGCATGGTCCAACAACTTATAAAGGGAGAACAACGGGACCAACTAACTATTACAAAGTTGGTCCAGGCTGGTTTATGACAAAGTACGAGATCAAAAAAGGCAAATTAGTTGATCTGCCCGGGAACAGCAAAGAAGTCGATCAAATGGAAAACGCTGCTTTGTTTAATTATTTTTGCAAAGGCTAA
- the arsJ gene encoding organoarsenical effux MFS transporter ArsJ, with translation MRLTALQQYGIVTTNYWAFTLTDGALRMLVIFHFHSLGYTTLEIAFLFLFYEFFGVITNLYGGWIGARYGLRLTLWVGTLLQIGALLMLIPVSSGWSKLLSVIYVMVAQAISGIAKDLNKMSAKSAIKTVVPDSSEEDGGNNQLFKWVAILTGSKNALKGVGFFLGGLLLTSFGFNKAVELMAIGLGVSFLLTLILPGDIGKMKSKPIFKDLFSKSQGINVLSFARFFLFGARDVWFVVALPVFLETYLNWNFSEIGAFLGLWVIGYGFIQAFAPSLRNLWGKKTSPGVSSVQFWSAVLTAIPALIAIALWRQSNPEIAITAGLILFGFIFAMNSSIHSYMVLAYTDKENVSLNVGFYYMANAAGRLIGTLLSGVLFMLGTNASIGMQLCLWCSSLFVFLSLLTSLRLPPVSSAIAIEKA, from the coding sequence ATGCGATTAACGGCATTGCAACAATATGGAATCGTAACGACCAACTATTGGGCATTCACACTGACAGATGGTGCTCTAAGGATGCTAGTGATTTTTCACTTTCATAGCCTTGGATATACAACGTTAGAAATCGCATTCTTATTCCTTTTTTACGAGTTCTTTGGCGTTATCACTAATCTCTATGGTGGATGGATTGGAGCAAGATATGGATTACGTCTAACATTATGGGTCGGGACTCTTTTACAAATCGGTGCCTTATTGATGTTGATACCAGTTTCGAGTGGTTGGTCGAAACTTTTGAGTGTCATTTATGTCATGGTTGCTCAAGCGATTAGTGGTATAGCAAAAGATCTCAATAAGATGAGTGCTAAAAGTGCCATCAAAACTGTCGTTCCAGACTCCTCAGAAGAAGATGGTGGAAATAATCAATTATTTAAATGGGTAGCTATCTTAACTGGTTCAAAAAATGCACTCAAAGGAGTTGGCTTCTTTCTTGGTGGATTGTTGCTGACCAGTTTTGGTTTTAATAAAGCAGTTGAATTAATGGCTATCGGATTAGGTGTTTCGTTTCTATTGACATTGATTTTGCCTGGAGATATTGGAAAGATGAAAAGCAAACCCATCTTTAAAGACTTATTCTCTAAATCTCAAGGGATCAACGTCCTCTCTTTTGCACGTTTTTTTCTCTTTGGGGCAAGAGATGTATGGTTCGTCGTAGCACTTCCTGTTTTTCTTGAAACGTATCTAAATTGGAATTTTTCTGAGATTGGAGCGTTCCTAGGCTTGTGGGTTATTGGTTATGGCTTTATCCAAGCTTTTGCACCGTCTTTAAGAAATTTATGGGGAAAGAAAACAAGTCCAGGAGTTTCTTCTGTTCAATTTTGGAGTGCTGTCTTAACTGCGATACCTGCGCTAATAGCAATAGCACTATGGCGACAAAGCAATCCAGAAATAGCAATTACAGCTGGATTGATATTATTTGGGTTCATTTTTGCAATGAACTCATCAATACATTCCTATATGGTTCTTGCTTATACGGACAAGGAAAACGTGAGCCTAAACGTCGGCTTCTATTACATGGCAAATGCGGCAGGAAGACTGATTGGTACGCTCTTATCTGGTGTCCTATTTATGCTTGGAACTAATGCCTCTATAGGAATGCAACTATGTTTATGGTGTTCAAGCCTATTTGTATTTCTCTCATTGTTGACTAGTTTACGACTACCACCAGTTTCAAGTGCTATAGCTATTGAAAAAGCCTAA
- a CDS encoding DUF3804 family protein, which yields MSSDSQQLEALIQGFTDRAQNKTFLPANTTNDFLAIRPSGNPITAEDLAGMYDSADLVIELSELVKIHRLEANSDWGFAAFTLKEAFSYKGERNNDLSSYSLIFKKIDGTWKISWMQRSQGTTDLSTWN from the coding sequence TTGTCCTCAGATTCACAGCAACTAGAAGCACTTATTCAAGGCTTTACCGATAGGGCTCAAAACAAGACATTTTTACCCGCTAACACTACAAATGATTTCTTGGCTATCAGGCCAAGTGGTAACCCCATAACCGCAGAGGATCTTGCAGGAATGTATGACAGTGCAGATTTGGTTATTGAGCTTTCCGAATTAGTAAAGATTCATCGATTAGAAGCTAATTCTGATTGGGGCTTTGCTGCATTCACATTGAAAGAAGCATTTAGCTACAAAGGTGAGCGAAACAATGATTTATCTAGTTATTCATTGATTTTCAAGAAAATTGATGGCACTTGGAAAATTTCCTGGATGCAAAGATCTCAAGGAACTACAGACCTCTCGACTTGGAATTAA
- a CDS encoding ArsJ-associated glyceraldehyde-3-phosphate dehydrogenase, with translation MRIGINGFGRIGRLVLRALWGRENIEITHINDPLGDAKGAAHLLEYDSVHGRWNKAISNDQNNLNIEGHPISFSQESDFTKVPWKEKGTELILECSGKFKTPQTLNPYFDTLGMKRVVVACPVKGEIQGEDALNIVYGINHDLYEPNKHRLVTAASCTTNCLAPVVKVVNQAFGIKHGSITTLHDLTNTQVIVDSFKSDLRRARSGSQSLIPTTTGSAKAIGMIFPELQGKLNGHAVRVPLLNGSLTDAVFELEKEVTQEEVNHVFKEASEGELKGILGYEEKPLVSIDYVNDSRSSIIDAPSTMVINKTQLKVYIWYDNEWGYSCRMADLVSHVIKLEKE, from the coding sequence ATGCGCATTGGTATTAATGGTTTTGGTCGTATAGGACGACTTGTTCTTAGGGCACTCTGGGGTAGAGAAAATATAGAGATTACGCATATCAACGATCCATTGGGTGATGCAAAGGGAGCTGCGCATTTACTTGAATATGACTCAGTTCATGGTCGTTGGAACAAAGCAATAAGCAACGATCAAAACAACCTGAATATTGAAGGTCACCCAATATCTTTTTCACAAGAAAGTGATTTCACAAAAGTGCCATGGAAGGAAAAAGGTACAGAGTTAATTCTCGAATGCTCAGGGAAATTCAAAACCCCTCAAACATTAAATCCTTATTTCGATACTCTTGGGATGAAAAGAGTTGTCGTTGCATGTCCAGTAAAAGGAGAAATCCAGGGAGAGGATGCTCTAAATATCGTCTACGGTATTAATCATGATTTATATGAGCCCAATAAACATCGCTTAGTAACAGCTGCATCCTGCACGACTAATTGCTTGGCTCCCGTTGTGAAAGTTGTTAATCAAGCTTTTGGTATCAAGCATGGAAGCATCACAACACTCCATGACCTAACAAATACACAGGTAATCGTTGATTCATTTAAATCAGATTTAAGAAGAGCAAGGAGCGGATCACAAAGCTTAATTCCAACAACAACAGGATCAGCAAAAGCGATAGGGATGATATTCCCTGAATTACAAGGTAAATTAAATGGTCATGCAGTTCGAGTTCCTCTCCTCAATGGATCTTTAACTGATGCTGTATTTGAATTAGAAAAAGAGGTCACGCAAGAAGAAGTCAATCATGTGTTCAAAGAAGCTTCAGAAGGAGAACTAAAAGGAATACTTGGTTACGAAGAAAAACCACTTGTATCAATCGATTATGTCAATGACTCGAGAAGTTCAATTATTGATGCGCCCTCAACCATGGTGATCAACAAAACTCAACTGAAAGTCTATATTTGGTATGACAATGAATGGGGGTATAGCTGTCGAATGGCTGATCTCGTATCACATGTAATCAAGCTAGAAAAAGAATAA
- a CDS encoding AAA family ATPase codes for MKNTSINKAPTQAKSDDFTKEWSNKRECTFSHFKQWCREAEYLVLSNYEDLDAFKGEEILEPISIEKLFENDFEPPRVGSAYKKYCRLESQYYLFDLDHPDYLGNYWNLIGLLWGALQTHQDPYFHKWNYRMKCNIQEAKASGEDYSIYERMIHLNDVAEIEPIEEFEARLLLIKMKAGVVYRLIEGKDKPDIEDYLTPMEHIKWLKTNHVPLNPPSITTKTEDSLTILEKGWNEIKLLPRPSQRRLGLKQLQKELKMNPKELSSLIYELQVEKSSKNQKLNNFNAVMSGEFNQKTLVDNFIMSGTVSMLAGDGGSGKTSLLYQTAESVTTGKPLFGRLTTKKRKCLLIQGDESHVNAQTKWKRMNLQPDPAQWELCWKWTASQLPDLRQWIDNNGFGLVQMDSFGVLFGGNEAMNDAEIGLYMYELNSIAADTGAAIVVNHHLKKRTHKNTKEAAKWKPSLGDFFGSSYIVNGIRDAWGLWKKGEHLDGSPIYGLKYLKDNSGLIENGFVMNLLGSEESYRYSLFGDEGGVKELDVRNTIRSQLHSGLKSKAGEWLPFTTLKTFTPKADDRSIKRELANLFTHAAATGIERRPIESGHVGRPKYEYRFAICGVCD; via the coding sequence ATGAAAAATACATCTATCAATAAAGCACCAACACAAGCGAAGTCGGACGACTTTACAAAAGAGTGGTCCAACAAAAGAGAATGTACTTTTAGTCATTTCAAGCAGTGGTGTAGAGAAGCCGAATACTTAGTGCTATCAAACTATGAAGATCTAGATGCATTTAAAGGTGAAGAGATTCTTGAACCCATAAGTATTGAAAAACTATTCGAAAATGACTTCGAACCACCAAGAGTTGGATCAGCCTATAAAAAATATTGTCGACTTGAATCTCAATATTATTTATTTGATTTAGACCACCCTGACTATCTAGGAAATTATTGGAATCTAATTGGTTTACTTTGGGGAGCACTACAAACTCATCAAGACCCTTATTTTCATAAGTGGAATTATCGAATGAAGTGCAATATCCAAGAAGCAAAGGCGTCTGGGGAAGATTATTCCATTTACGAAAGGATGATTCATCTAAACGACGTCGCAGAAATTGAGCCTATTGAAGAATTTGAAGCGCGCTTACTTCTAATAAAAATGAAAGCTGGTGTGGTTTATAGACTTATTGAGGGAAAAGACAAGCCAGATATAGAGGATTATTTAACACCCATGGAACATATCAAGTGGCTCAAAACAAATCACGTTCCACTAAATCCACCCTCAATAACAACAAAAACAGAAGACTCTTTAACGATCTTAGAGAAAGGTTGGAATGAGATAAAACTACTCCCTAGACCTAGTCAAAGGCGTTTAGGACTAAAGCAGCTACAAAAAGAGTTGAAGATGAATCCCAAAGAGCTCAGCTCTCTTATTTATGAATTGCAAGTGGAGAAGTCATCTAAGAATCAAAAACTAAACAACTTCAATGCTGTCATGTCAGGTGAGTTCAACCAGAAGACACTTGTAGATAATTTCATCATGAGCGGGACAGTATCCATGCTTGCAGGGGACGGGGGCTCAGGTAAAACCTCGTTGCTCTATCAAACAGCAGAGTCAGTTACGACAGGTAAGCCATTATTTGGAAGACTCACTACTAAGAAAAGAAAATGTCTATTAATCCAAGGTGATGAGAGTCACGTTAATGCACAAACAAAATGGAAAAGGATGAACTTGCAACCCGATCCAGCTCAATGGGAATTGTGTTGGAAATGGACTGCAAGCCAACTTCCAGACCTAAGACAGTGGATTGATAACAATGGTTTTGGCCTTGTCCAAATGGATTCTTTTGGAGTTTTATTTGGTGGTAATGAGGCTATGAATGATGCTGAAATTGGACTCTACATGTATGAACTAAACAGTATTGCCGCGGATACTGGAGCAGCAATTGTGGTAAATCATCATCTAAAAAAAAGGACACATAAGAATACTAAGGAGGCAGCGAAATGGAAACCATCTTTAGGAGACTTCTTTGGTTCGTCATACATCGTTAATGGAATTAGAGATGCTTGGGGTTTATGGAAAAAAGGAGAACATCTTGATGGATCGCCCATCTATGGATTGAAGTATCTCAAAGATAATTCTGGATTAATAGAAAATGGCTTTGTTATGAACCTACTAGGATCTGAAGAATCCTATAGATACTCTCTATTTGGTGACGAGGGTGGAGTTAAAGAGCTCGACGTTCGTAACACTATTCGTAGTCAACTTCATTCAGGACTTAAATCAAAAGCAGGGGAATGGCTACCATTTACAACTCTAAAAACCTTTACGCCTAAAGCAGATGACAGATCAATAAAAAGAGAATTAGCAAATTTATTTACTCATGCTGCTGCTACAGGTATAGAACGTAGACCAATTGAATCAGGACACGTTGGACGTCCCAAGTATGAATACCGTTTTGCAATATGCGGGGTGTGTGATTAA
- a CDS encoding DUF3721 domain-containing protein — MKGTFYSEQEAEKESFELGCIGIHKNQDKWLPCKNEKELHKKRRANQ, encoded by the coding sequence ATGAAGGGTACATTTTATTCTGAGCAAGAAGCTGAAAAAGAATCATTTGAACTTGGTTGCATTGGAATACATAAAAATCAAGATAAATGGCTTCCATGTAAAAACGAAAAAGAGCTACATAAGAAACGTCGAGCGAATCAATAA
- a CDS encoding DUF411 domain-containing protein, with translation MESKKLFSRKNLLNSLAFSGVLFVNTLNPQGISAESQKSIDIPKVVSYRSASCGCCKKWVNHLRDNGLEVVDNVIEDVSAIKKQYKIPNNLRSCHSAQIGEYKIEGHVPIESIKKLFKEKPSISGIAVPGMPHGSPGMELHSHESHSHDNYESYKVVSFSNSGKTKIFDKIYP, from the coding sequence ATGGAATCTAAGAAATTATTTTCTAGGAAGAATTTACTCAATTCTCTTGCTTTCTCTGGTGTTCTTTTCGTAAATACATTGAACCCTCAAGGGATTAGTGCTGAAAGTCAAAAAAGCATAGATATTCCTAAAGTTGTTTCTTACAGATCAGCATCATGCGGTTGTTGCAAGAAATGGGTTAACCATCTACGCGATAATGGATTAGAAGTTGTTGATAACGTTATTGAAGATGTCTCAGCAATAAAAAAACAATATAAAATTCCCAATAATTTAAGATCATGCCACTCTGCTCAAATAGGTGAGTACAAGATTGAAGGACATGTGCCGATTGAATCAATCAAAAAACTTTTCAAAGAGAAACCAAGTATCTCTGGGATAGCTGTTCCTGGTATGCCTCATGGTTCTCCTGGAATGGAATTACATTCACACGAATCACATTCTCACGATAATTATGAAAGTTATAAAGTAGTTTCATTTAGTAATAGTGGTAAAACAAAAATATTCGACAAAATTTATCCCTAA
- the arsB gene encoding ACR3 family arsenite efflux transporter → MSFVDRYLSYFIAVSMILGVSIGSIFPNFSNYISSLELTGINLPIAFLIWGMIIPMMLSINFNSIIKIKDRPQAILITVIVNWLIKPILMTGIAILFINNIFSTWIDAGKASEYISGMILLGVAPCTAMVFVWSNLVKGNSNYTLVQVIINDLILLFAFAPIASFLLGVNQIKIPLWTIFNSVLIYVFTPLLFCLLIKKIVNDAAKIYTINNFLKPISGICLVLTVLFLFLVQASEVINNPFQILLIAIPLIMQTFLIFFITAILLRIFNQEKSIAGPASMIGASNFFELAVATAISLFGVNSGAATATVVGVLVEVPVMLSLVGIVNNNDYLFPPRAKSYS, encoded by the coding sequence ATGTCTTTTGTAGATCGATACCTAAGTTATTTTATCGCTGTTTCCATGATTCTAGGGGTCTCTATTGGATCTATCTTTCCTAATTTTTCTAATTATATTTCCTCTTTAGAACTAACAGGTATCAATCTACCTATAGCTTTTTTGATATGGGGAATGATAATTCCAATGATGTTATCAATAAATTTTAATTCTATTATCAAAATCAAGGATAGGCCACAGGCGATTTTGATTACGGTAATAGTGAATTGGTTAATCAAACCAATACTTATGACAGGTATAGCTATATTATTTATAAATAATATATTTTCAACTTGGATTGATGCTGGTAAAGCTTCAGAATATATTTCTGGGATGATTCTATTAGGAGTTGCTCCTTGCACAGCAATGGTTTTTGTCTGGAGTAATCTTGTTAAAGGGAACTCTAACTATACTTTGGTCCAGGTTATTATTAATGATCTTATTTTATTATTTGCTTTTGCACCTATTGCTTCTTTCTTGCTTGGTGTTAATCAAATCAAAATACCCTTATGGACTATATTTAACTCTGTTTTGATTTATGTATTTACACCACTTTTATTCTGCTTATTGATCAAAAAAATTGTTAATGATGCAGCAAAAATTTATACGATAAATAATTTTTTGAAGCCAATTTCTGGGATTTGCTTGGTTTTAACTGTTTTATTTTTATTTTTAGTACAAGCTAGTGAGGTTATCAATAACCCATTCCAAATCTTATTAATAGCTATCCCTTTAATTATGCAGACCTTTTTGATCTTTTTTATTACAGCAATTCTTTTGAGAATATTTAATCAAGAAAAATCAATAGCAGGTCCAGCTTCAATGATTGGGGCTTCCAATTTCTTTGAATTAGCTGTTGCTACCGCAATAAGTCTTTTTGGTGTCAATTCAGGTGCCGCAACTGCGACGGTTGTTGGTGTTTTAGTTGAAGTGCCAGTAATGCTATCTTTGGTTGGCATTGTTAACAATAATGATTATTTATTTCCTCCTAGAGCTAAAAGCTATAGCTGA
- a CDS encoding DUF3104 domain-containing protein, producing the protein MGYSDEELVEEPLFLKVKCGDAVLYEKDQIGKVLTFVGGSRDTDAPSLFQIANVDSGEIRWIHGEEVTEIVSKYQKNTMLT; encoded by the coding sequence TTGGGCTATAGCGATGAAGAATTAGTTGAAGAGCCTTTATTTTTAAAAGTTAAATGCGGTGACGCTGTTCTTTATGAAAAGGACCAAATTGGAAAAGTTCTTACTTTTGTTGGAGGCTCTCGTGATACTGATGCACCCTCACTCTTTCAAATTGCCAACGTAGATTCTGGCGAAATTCGCTGGATTCATGGTGAGGAAGTTACCGAGATAGTTAGCAAATATCAAAAAAATACAATGCTGACTTAA
- the chrA gene encoding chromate efflux transporter yields MIVSPTFSELSSTFLKIGVFSFGGPYAHIAMFKDEIIIQRNWVSEQEFDEGLGICEILPGPTSSQLAIFLGTKIKGFYGGLISGICFLLPGFFIILLMSQLWRQGQSIDNFSDFLSIPQIIVISIIWGFALNLLKNRSQVWQWTTASFVFIGSIIDRSTSLHLPITLLLLLAGIFGIYQSNSKRFLSFFFIPYGFEHSYFDLKLFGFPSFLTAPIFREDIGNLLSNSLKLFYVFFKAGLLVFGGGLVIVPLLQTQVIEMGWLDSRSFIDAIAIGQLSPGPVVLSSAFIGFQVGAKEGTILLGTFFSLISTFAIFLPSFIFILLGEPLIKRIKNKVMIDNYINGVLSGIPGAILAVVIPMTGKVIVGKDIFQTCIYSLIFFISLILSFKQSIKPYKLVAISIVLGMAIQILFL; encoded by the coding sequence GTGATAGTGAGCCCAACATTTTCTGAACTGAGTTCAACTTTTCTGAAAATAGGAGTCTTTAGTTTTGGCGGCCCATATGCGCATATTGCAATGTTTAAAGACGAGATCATCATTCAAAGGAATTGGGTTTCCGAGCAAGAGTTTGACGAAGGATTGGGTATTTGCGAAATACTACCTGGGCCGACATCAAGTCAATTAGCAATCTTTTTAGGGACAAAGATAAAGGGTTTTTATGGAGGATTAATAAGTGGGATATGTTTTTTATTGCCTGGATTTTTCATCATTTTACTTATGAGTCAACTTTGGAGACAAGGACAATCAATTGATAATTTTTCAGATTTTTTGTCTATTCCTCAAATAATTGTAATTTCAATAATTTGGGGGTTTGCTTTAAACCTATTAAAAAATCGTAGTCAAGTATGGCAATGGACAACGGCTAGTTTTGTATTTATTGGGTCAATTATTGATCGATCAACTTCACTACATCTACCTATCACATTGCTTTTATTGTTGGCTGGAATTTTCGGAATCTATCAAAGTAATTCTAAGAGATTCCTGAGCTTTTTCTTTATTCCTTATGGCTTTGAGCATTCTTATTTCGATCTAAAATTATTTGGTTTTCCAAGTTTTTTAACAGCTCCAATATTTCGAGAGGATATAGGCAATTTATTATCGAACTCTTTGAAGTTATTTTATGTATTCTTTAAAGCAGGTTTACTGGTTTTTGGTGGAGGGTTAGTAATTGTTCCACTCCTACAAACCCAAGTAATTGAGATGGGTTGGTTAGATAGTCGTAGTTTTATTGATGCTATAGCCATCGGTCAACTCTCTCCAGGGCCAGTAGTTCTTTCAAGTGCATTTATAGGCTTTCAAGTTGGAGCAAAAGAAGGAACTATTCTTTTAGGAACATTTTTCTCCCTCATCTCAACATTCGCGATATTTTTACCAAGTTTTATATTTATTCTTTTAGGGGAACCTTTAATAAAAAGAATCAAAAATAAAGTGATGATAGATAACTATATTAATGGAGTGTTATCAGGCATACCGGGTGCAATTCTTGCTGTAGTCATACCTATGACGGGTAAGGTTATCGTTGGCAAAGATATCTTTCAAACTTGTATTTATAGTCTAATCTTTTTTATAAGTCTAATCCTTAGTTTTAAACAATCCATAAAGCCTTATAAATTAGTTGCCATATCTATTGTTCTAGGGATGGCAATCCAAATTTTATTTTTGTAG
- a CDS encoding DUF1651 domain-containing protein, whose protein sequence is MKEPKREALPTITGWLVAPTRDFCLFFIRDPKSSVGYPSVLSQLWYCTIEGSPTKLKNTRRIDLNSAEETWRELISNGWELVEDQINDDAA, encoded by the coding sequence ATGAAAGAACCAAAAAGAGAAGCATTGCCAACAATTACAGGTTGGTTAGTTGCTCCAACAAGAGATTTTTGTTTGTTCTTTATTCGTGATCCCAAATCATCCGTAGGTTATCCAAGTGTGCTGAGTCAACTTTGGTATTGCACTATCGAAGGAAGTCCAACAAAGTTAAAAAATACAAGACGAATAGATTTGAATAGTGCAGAAGAAACTTGGAGAGAGCTAATTAGCAATGGTTGGGAATTAGTTGAAGATCAAATTAATGATGATGCTGCCTAA